A part of Silurus meridionalis isolate SWU-2019-XX chromosome 18, ASM1480568v1, whole genome shotgun sequence genomic DNA contains:
- the gareml gene encoding GRB2-associated and regulator of MAPK protein 2 — translation MEKLSASISELSWSAVSLPLDAVVGKFRLPTLVKLSAGENVEGLSEEDVVLLHSCRQWTTVTAHSLEEGHYVIGPKIDIPLQYQGKFKLLDQDRDVREPVQYFASVEEIAGTFPDRVFVMEPITFSMKVVSGEFSEDSEVYNFSLQAGDELTPMGRAELLCVQSAREKSRLAALLRRLGRVSGASGRPTRTKLPCLICLNQRTRESVRLPLQCRGRFCTRSPLELRMQAGEHTLRTIIERVRLPVNVAVPPQPPPPPRSRYDQHTIRQGQRYKLLAIVSRTVVLCCVLRKQEVTASHFLLLNDMPRFTLPDGLLRDDPVYQRAVLLSALRCQETFDPDDYSRAVREVKVDLTEECVSPRRIRVYPVFSPQRLSLCVYGGGAITPAPTPGSRDSLGETQTPPGGEGEREGVSEGEEREYVTPDWPTEAQEIPYEELWTNQSGGSYAEVPESTVKAEHNLISFHSTSSLDGTVGSTHIAMVQMEAGRVPTPPPVPPKSEAVKEECRFLNAPPVPPRCANVGGPTPSPPVPPRFLKAPAVNARSPNVSFYSSGLQESSGPRSGSNSPSPDSYSLYCYPCTWADCVTSDPSVSPDPNQTAQACWSHPRTGGVFTSNILNTPLLSTDSAHKNYSTCPRPRPAAQNRFAPFGALNPFANPGHASSDWLATGRKSPSLMSDLISSTPQEPQANQETSPVPPPRPLKSLEEEPSVTSTVRGAEGGAGLSWRPPADLCWLSVEEVSSCLRFIGLADDVIGLFSRERIDGSIFTQLTEEILSEDFSLTKLQVKKIMQFIKGWRPKI, via the exons ATGGAGAAACTGTCCGCGAGCATCTCGGAGCTCTCGTGGAGCGCAGTGTCGCTGCCCCTGGACGCCGTGGTGGGCAAATTCCGCCTCCCGACTCTGGTGAAGCTCAGCGCCG GTGAGAATGTGGAAGGGTTGTCCGAGGAAGACGTCGTCCTCTTACACTCATGCCGGCAGTGGACTACAGTCACCGCTCACTCGCTCGAGGAGGGGCATTACGTCATTGGACCCAAGATCGACATCCCGCTGCAGTATCAGG GAAAGTTTAAGTTGCTGGATCAGGACCGGGATGTCCGGGAGCCGGTCCAGTACTTCGCGAGCGTGGAGGAAATCGCCGGAACGTTCCCCGATCGAGTGTTCGTCATGGAGCCGATCACATTCAGCATGAAG gtgGTTTCAGGTGAGTTCAGCGAGGACAGTGAGGTGTATAATTTTTCCCTGCAGGCGGGAGATGAACTGACGCCGATGGGCCGGGCCGAGCTGCTCTGCGTCCAGTCTGCTCGCGAGAAATCGCGGCTGGCGGCATTGTTGCGCCGGCTGGGCAGAGTAAGCGGGGCTTCAGGACGTCCCACCCGCACCAAGCTGCCCTGTTTGATTTGCCTGAACCAGCGGACGAGGGAGAGTGTGCGGTTGCCCCTGCAGTGCCGGGGCCGTTTCTGCACCCGCTCGCCACTGGAGCTGCGCATGCAGGCAGGCGAGCACACCCTACGCACCATCATCGAACGTGTACGGCTGCCTGTCAATGTAGCGGTACCACCGcaaccaccacctccacctcgCAGCCGCTATGACCAGCACACCATTCGCCAGGGCCAGCGATACAAGCTGCTCGCCATCGTCAGCCGAACCGTCGTGCTCTGCTGCGTCCTGCGCAAGCAGGAAGTGACGGCGTCGCACTTCCTCTTGCTTAATGACATGCCGCGTTTCACGCTGCCCGATGGCTTGCTACGTGATGACCCTGTCTACCAGCGGGCGGTGCTGCTGAGTGCGCTGCGCTGCCAGGAAACCTTCGACCCGGACGATTATTCCCGGGCCGTGCGGGAGGTCAAGGTAGACCTgactgaggagtgtgtgagccCACGAAGGATACGAGTGTATCCCGTATTCTCGCCACAAAgactctcactgtgtgtgtatgggggcgGAGCCATCACACCCGCACCAACTCCAGGCTCCAGGGACTCACTGGGAGAAACACAAACTCCCCCTGGTGGTGAAGGAGAGCGAGAGGGTGTGAGCgaaggggaagagagagagtatgtCACCCCTGATTGGCCCACAGAGGCACAGGAGATCCCGTACGAAGAGCTTTGGACCAATCAGAGTGGTGGAAGCTATGCAGAGGTTCCTGAAAGCACAGTGAAGGCTGAGCACAACCTCATATCCTTCCATTCAACCTCCTCTTTGGATGGGACTGTGGGCTCCACTCATATTGCGATGGTGCAGATGGAGGCAGGACGAGTACCGACTCCACCCCCTGTTCCGCCCAAATCAGAAGCT GTGAAGGAGGAGTGTCGGTTTTTGAATGCTCCTCCGGTTCCACCTCGCTGTGCTAATGTTGGAGGCCCAACCCCCAGTCCTCCAGTGCCACCACGTTTCCTTAAAGCTCCGGCTGTCAATGCACGCAGTCCAAATGTGTCTTTTTACTCCTCAGGCCTGCAGGAGAG CTCTGGTCCTCGCAGTGGCAGCAATTCTCCCTCTCCAGACTCCTACTCCCTCTACTGTTATCCTTGCACATGGGCTGATTGTGTTACCTCAGACCCCTCAGTATCACCAGACCCTAACCAGACTGCACAGGCCTGCTGGTCACATCCCCGCACTGGCGGCGTTTTTACTTCCAACATTCTAAACACGCCCCTCCTTAGCACAGACTCTGCCCACAAAAACTACTCGACCTGTCCCCGACCACGCCCGGCTGCACAGAACCGCTTTGCCCCATTCGGCGCTCTGAACCCTTTCGCCAATCCAGGGCATGCCTCATCTGATTGGCTTGCCACAGGCCGGAAATCCCCTAGTCTGATGTCTGACCTCATTAGCAGCACTCCTCAGGAGCCTCAAGCCAATCAGGAAACAAGCCCGGTTCCTCCACCCAGACCGTTAAAAAGCTTAGAGGAGGAACCGTCTGTGACTTCCACAGTGAGGGGTGCGGAAGGTGGAGCCGGGTTGTCATGGCGACCCCCAGCAGATCTGTGCTGGCTCTCGGTGGAAGAGGTGTCATCCTGCCTACGCTTCATCGGGCTGGCGGACGATGTGATTGGTCTGTTCAGCCGAGAGAGGATTGACGGGTCGATATTCACCCAACTAACTGAGGAAATCCTGTCTGAAGACTTCAGCCTTACCAAACTGCAGGTCAAAAAGATCATGCAGTTCATTAAGGGCTGGAGACCCAAGATATGA